From Kryptolebias marmoratus isolate JLee-2015 linkage group LG15, ASM164957v2, whole genome shotgun sequence, a single genomic window includes:
- the spg7 gene encoding paraplegin isoform X2: MLALLLQQTAGVCRKHSRCLLLMLSKRSSHVLANKQINTDGGKHVLSRCAGVRRTLLSRSERTITSQPPEKVIQSLLHRPLGPGMEGLSKELIRNNLLRNPVGLVNLLGATNFFSASQSKQQQNKNSGPKGKTPQEDEEEKKRREQQEQMYRERLRVLFIIALIMSLLNSINTSGGNISWNDFVNEMLAKGEVSQVQVVPESDIVEIYLHAGAVIFGRPRLALMYRMQVANIDKFEEKLRAAEDELNIDTKDRIPVSYKRTGFFGNAIYALGMAAIGVGILWYIFRLVGMGAREGFSAFNQLKMAKFTIVDVKAGKGVRFKDVAGMYEAKIEVMEFVDYLKSPERYLQLGAKVPKGALLLGPPGCGKTLLAKAVATEAQVPFLALAGSEFVEVIGGLGAARVRNLFKEARARAPCILYIDEIDAVGKKRSTNMSGFSNTEEEQTLNQLLVEMDGMGTTDHVIVLASTNRADILDNALMRPGRLDRHIFIDLPTLQERKEIFEQHLKILKLTQPANFYSLRLAELTPGFSGADIANICNEAALHAAREGFKSIDTFNFEYAVERVLAGSVKKNKILRKEEQRVVAFHESGHALVGWLLEHTDAVMKVSIAPRTNAALGFAQILPRAQFLFTKEQLFQRMCMALGGRAAEAITFNKVTTGAQDDLRKVTRVAYSMVKQYGMCDSVGQVSFPETEEQGAIGRRPFSQGLQQQMDHEAKMLIARAYRQTEKLLLDNRDKLTLLANALLEREVVNYDDIEALLGPPPHGPKKRILPQSWVDAERDKQDTGEDEPRPPPRKHREEDIDPQLT; encoded by the exons ATGTTAGCTCTGTTGCTGCAGCAAACCGCTGGTGTTTGtagaaaacacagcagatgtTTACTTCTAATGCTTTCAAAGCGAAGCTCCCACGttttagcaaacaaacagataaacaccgACGGTGGTAAACATGTGCTGTCAAGGTGTGCTGGTGTCAGGAGGACGCTTCTTTCAAGATCGGAGCGGACAATAACAAGCCAGCCACCGGAGAAAGTCATCCAG AGTCTTCTTCACAGACCTTTGGGTCCTGGCATGGAAGGACTTAGCAAAGAGTTAATCAGGAACAACCTGCTGAGAAACCCAGTTGGCTTAGTAAATCTGTTAG GGGCAACAAACTTTTTCAGTGCGTCTCAGTctaaacaacagcaaaataaaaattctggACCAAAGGGAAAAACTCCACAGGAAGATGAAG AGGAGAAGAAGCGCCGcgagcagcaggagcagatgTACCGCGAGCGCCTGCGGGTCCTCTTCATCATAGCGCTCATCATGAGCCTGCTGAACTCCATTAACACCAGTGGTGGGAACATCTCATGGAATGACTTTGTCAACGAGATGTTGGCCAAGGGAGAGGTGTCGCAAGTGCAGGTTGTTCCTGAGAGCGACATCGTGGAAATCTACCTTCACGCAGGGGCAGTTATTTTTGGAAGACCT AGGCTGGCGCTCATGTACAGAATGCAGGTTGCTAACATTGACAAATTTGAGGAGAAGCTGAGGGCGGCTGAAGATGAGCTGAACATTGACACTAAGGACAGAATCCCCGTGTCCTACAAACGCACTGGATTCTTTGGGAA cGCCATCTATGCCCTGGGGATGGCTGCTATCGGCGTGGGGATCCTCTGGTACATCTTCCGGCTTGTAGGGATGGGTGCCAGAGAAGGCTTCAGTGCTTTT AATCAGCTGAAGATGGCCAAGTTCACCATTGTAGACGTGAAAGCTGGCAAAGGAGTGAGATTTAAAGATGTAGCGGGCATGTACGAGGCTAAGATTGAAGTGATGGAGTTTGTTGACTACTTAAAG AGTCCAGAACGATACCTCCAGCTGGGAGCCAAAGTTCCAAAGGGTGCGCTGCTGCTCGGGCCTCCAGGATGTGGAAAGACTTTGCTAGCTAAGGCTGTCGCTACAGAAGCCCAGGTGCCGTTTCTGGCTTTGGCTGGCTCCGAGTTTGTAGAGGTCATTGGAG GTCTCGGCGCTGCAAGGGTCCGGAATCTGTTCAAAGAGGCTCGTGCTCGAGCACCCTGCATTCTTTACATCGATGAGATCGATGCCGTAGGGAAGAAACGCTCCACCAACATGTCCGGTTTCTCGAACACCGAGGAGGAGCAGACGCTCAACCAGCTCCTGGTGGAAATGGACG GAATGGGAACCACAGACCATGTCATTGTTCTTGCCTCCACTAACAGAGCAGATATCTTGGACAATGCTCTGATGAGACCAGGCCGGCTGGACAGACACATCTTCATAGATCTGCCCACACTGCAG gagAGGAAGGAGATCTTCGAGCAACATCTGAAGATCCTGAAGTTGACCCAACCAGCAAATTTCTATTCTCTGCGGCTGGCTGAGCTCACCCCAGGCTTCAGCG gtgCGGACATCGCTAACATTTGTAACGAAGCAGCGCTGCACGCTGCCAGGGAGGGCTTCAAATCCATCGATACCTTTAACTTCGAGTACGCTGTTGAGCGAGTATTAGCAG GGAGTGTAAAGAAGAATAAGATCCTGCGTAAGGAGGAGCAGAGAGTTGTTGCTTTTCATGAGTCGGGACACGCATTAGTGGGCTGGCTGCTGGAGCACACCGATGCAGTGATGAAG GTGTCCATTGCCCCTCGGACCAACGCAGCCCTGGGTTTTGCTCAGATTTTACCTCGTGCACAGTTCCTGTTCACCAAGGAGCAGCTGTTCCAGCGCATGTGCATGGCTTTAGGAGGAAGAGCTGCGGAGGCAATCACCTTCAACAAGGTTACCACAG GAGCTCAGGATGACCTGCGTAAAGTGACCCGTGTGGCGTACTCGATGGTGAAGCAGTACGGCATGTGTGACAGCGTTGGACAGGTCTCGTTCCCTGAGACAGAGGAACAAGGGGCCATTGGACGGCGTCCTTTCAGCCAGGgcctgcagcagcagatggaCCAT GAGGCTAAGATGTTGATAGCTCgtgcttacagacagacagagaagctgctgctggacaACAGGGACAAGCTCACACTG TTGGCCAACGCCCTGTTAGAGCGCGAGGTGGTGAACTACGACGACATTGAAGCCTTGCTGGGTCCGCCGCCTCACGGGCCCAAGAAGAGGATCCTCCCACAGAGCTGGGTGGACGCTGAGAGGGACAAACAGGACACGGGAGAAGACGAACCCCGACCACCTCCTCGCAAACACAGAGAGGAGGACATAGATCCTCAGTTAACCTGA
- the spg7 gene encoding paraplegin isoform X1 translates to MLALLLQQTAGVCRKHSRCLLLMLSKRSSHVLANKQINTDGGKHVLSRCAGVRRTLLSRSERTITSQPPEKVIQSLLHRPLGPGMEGLSKELIRNNLLRNPVGLVNLLGATNFFSASQSKQQQNKNSGPKGKTPQEDEEEKKRREQQEQMYRERLRVLFIIALIMSLLNSINTSGGNISWNDFVNEMLAKGEVSQVQVVPESDIVEIYLHAGAVIFGRPQRLALMYRMQVANIDKFEEKLRAAEDELNIDTKDRIPVSYKRTGFFGNAIYALGMAAIGVGILWYIFRLVGMGAREGFSAFNQLKMAKFTIVDVKAGKGVRFKDVAGMYEAKIEVMEFVDYLKSPERYLQLGAKVPKGALLLGPPGCGKTLLAKAVATEAQVPFLALAGSEFVEVIGGLGAARVRNLFKEARARAPCILYIDEIDAVGKKRSTNMSGFSNTEEEQTLNQLLVEMDGMGTTDHVIVLASTNRADILDNALMRPGRLDRHIFIDLPTLQERKEIFEQHLKILKLTQPANFYSLRLAELTPGFSGADIANICNEAALHAAREGFKSIDTFNFEYAVERVLAGSVKKNKILRKEEQRVVAFHESGHALVGWLLEHTDAVMKVSIAPRTNAALGFAQILPRAQFLFTKEQLFQRMCMALGGRAAEAITFNKVTTGAQDDLRKVTRVAYSMVKQYGMCDSVGQVSFPETEEQGAIGRRPFSQGLQQQMDHEAKMLIARAYRQTEKLLLDNRDKLTLLANALLEREVVNYDDIEALLGPPPHGPKKRILPQSWVDAERDKQDTGEDEPRPPPRKHREEDIDPQLT, encoded by the exons ATGTTAGCTCTGTTGCTGCAGCAAACCGCTGGTGTTTGtagaaaacacagcagatgtTTACTTCTAATGCTTTCAAAGCGAAGCTCCCACGttttagcaaacaaacagataaacaccgACGGTGGTAAACATGTGCTGTCAAGGTGTGCTGGTGTCAGGAGGACGCTTCTTTCAAGATCGGAGCGGACAATAACAAGCCAGCCACCGGAGAAAGTCATCCAG AGTCTTCTTCACAGACCTTTGGGTCCTGGCATGGAAGGACTTAGCAAAGAGTTAATCAGGAACAACCTGCTGAGAAACCCAGTTGGCTTAGTAAATCTGTTAG GGGCAACAAACTTTTTCAGTGCGTCTCAGTctaaacaacagcaaaataaaaattctggACCAAAGGGAAAAACTCCACAGGAAGATGAAG AGGAGAAGAAGCGCCGcgagcagcaggagcagatgTACCGCGAGCGCCTGCGGGTCCTCTTCATCATAGCGCTCATCATGAGCCTGCTGAACTCCATTAACACCAGTGGTGGGAACATCTCATGGAATGACTTTGTCAACGAGATGTTGGCCAAGGGAGAGGTGTCGCAAGTGCAGGTTGTTCCTGAGAGCGACATCGTGGAAATCTACCTTCACGCAGGGGCAGTTATTTTTGGAAGACCT CAGAGGCTGGCGCTCATGTACAGAATGCAGGTTGCTAACATTGACAAATTTGAGGAGAAGCTGAGGGCGGCTGAAGATGAGCTGAACATTGACACTAAGGACAGAATCCCCGTGTCCTACAAACGCACTGGATTCTTTGGGAA cGCCATCTATGCCCTGGGGATGGCTGCTATCGGCGTGGGGATCCTCTGGTACATCTTCCGGCTTGTAGGGATGGGTGCCAGAGAAGGCTTCAGTGCTTTT AATCAGCTGAAGATGGCCAAGTTCACCATTGTAGACGTGAAAGCTGGCAAAGGAGTGAGATTTAAAGATGTAGCGGGCATGTACGAGGCTAAGATTGAAGTGATGGAGTTTGTTGACTACTTAAAG AGTCCAGAACGATACCTCCAGCTGGGAGCCAAAGTTCCAAAGGGTGCGCTGCTGCTCGGGCCTCCAGGATGTGGAAAGACTTTGCTAGCTAAGGCTGTCGCTACAGAAGCCCAGGTGCCGTTTCTGGCTTTGGCTGGCTCCGAGTTTGTAGAGGTCATTGGAG GTCTCGGCGCTGCAAGGGTCCGGAATCTGTTCAAAGAGGCTCGTGCTCGAGCACCCTGCATTCTTTACATCGATGAGATCGATGCCGTAGGGAAGAAACGCTCCACCAACATGTCCGGTTTCTCGAACACCGAGGAGGAGCAGACGCTCAACCAGCTCCTGGTGGAAATGGACG GAATGGGAACCACAGACCATGTCATTGTTCTTGCCTCCACTAACAGAGCAGATATCTTGGACAATGCTCTGATGAGACCAGGCCGGCTGGACAGACACATCTTCATAGATCTGCCCACACTGCAG gagAGGAAGGAGATCTTCGAGCAACATCTGAAGATCCTGAAGTTGACCCAACCAGCAAATTTCTATTCTCTGCGGCTGGCTGAGCTCACCCCAGGCTTCAGCG gtgCGGACATCGCTAACATTTGTAACGAAGCAGCGCTGCACGCTGCCAGGGAGGGCTTCAAATCCATCGATACCTTTAACTTCGAGTACGCTGTTGAGCGAGTATTAGCAG GGAGTGTAAAGAAGAATAAGATCCTGCGTAAGGAGGAGCAGAGAGTTGTTGCTTTTCATGAGTCGGGACACGCATTAGTGGGCTGGCTGCTGGAGCACACCGATGCAGTGATGAAG GTGTCCATTGCCCCTCGGACCAACGCAGCCCTGGGTTTTGCTCAGATTTTACCTCGTGCACAGTTCCTGTTCACCAAGGAGCAGCTGTTCCAGCGCATGTGCATGGCTTTAGGAGGAAGAGCTGCGGAGGCAATCACCTTCAACAAGGTTACCACAG GAGCTCAGGATGACCTGCGTAAAGTGACCCGTGTGGCGTACTCGATGGTGAAGCAGTACGGCATGTGTGACAGCGTTGGACAGGTCTCGTTCCCTGAGACAGAGGAACAAGGGGCCATTGGACGGCGTCCTTTCAGCCAGGgcctgcagcagcagatggaCCAT GAGGCTAAGATGTTGATAGCTCgtgcttacagacagacagagaagctgctgctggacaACAGGGACAAGCTCACACTG TTGGCCAACGCCCTGTTAGAGCGCGAGGTGGTGAACTACGACGACATTGAAGCCTTGCTGGGTCCGCCGCCTCACGGGCCCAAGAAGAGGATCCTCCCACAGAGCTGGGTGGACGCTGAGAGGGACAAACAGGACACGGGAGAAGACGAACCCCGACCACCTCCTCGCAAACACAGAGAGGAGGACATAGATCCTCAGTTAACCTGA
- the cdh15 gene encoding cadherin-15, whose translation MVLRMLMVCVLALLFCQVLSSAEQSQAEQHPQTLYPWRNRRKEGVRVKRDWIIPQIRVSENSKQVPEDLVQIKSDKIFSGEVIYKLEGPGVDQEPKNLFEIDDKTGVIRSKRPLDREKHRSFTLKAFALSPSGERLENPTTIEIVVLDQNDNRPVFTQKQFSGSVPEFSVPGTSVMSVAATDADDPMTENAALSFSIVSQESIPANAVTKTMFGINNQTGTIYTRDVGLDREVVQGFKLKLKVADLGGEGLTGDAEAIILVSDINNHPPRFGPASYSMTAEENVFGVEIGRVNVTDRDDPGTRNWEAKFTITNDPQRNFAIRTDPDTNQGVLTVIRPLDYEGQRKYTLVLTVENLSPLSSKAPNLPLSSASVVITVVNKNESPIFKENPIQIEVLESVPPGTLLKTNLASDPDHSELRYEISRDPEGWLEIDRDTGDIVSKRGFNMRSPHVRNGIYTAAVVVTDAGGLSNTATVKILLKETNDFPPQLSPLSGSVCRDASRTNAGLFLTAVDEDRAPHAAPFTFKFHDDSSFNWTLVHVNDTHAVLRPTVELEAGEYAVTVFVSDSGDPQLGAYAQVNVTVCPCDSFGDCKSRAGALLGSSVGISIIALFIIIACVALLIVLFLLAVALTSCGRRHHIKKGTGLLVAESEDDVRDNVLNYNEQGGGEEDENAFNIDLLWNPHDAPPNPWSFYPGSGVPRGKQPLRKDAPQNLPSPTYPRRTPADPSDIKDYINDGLEVADNDPNVPPYDTALIYDYEGDGSVAGSLSSIASGSSDEDQDYDYLNDWGPRFQKLANMYDPR comes from the exons atcAAATCGGACAAAATCTTCTCAGGTGAGGTGATCTACAAGTTAGAGGGGCCCGGAGTGGACCAGGAGCCCAAGAACCTGTTTGAGATTGATGATAAAACTGGAGTGATCAGGAGCAAGCGGCCTCTGGACCGAGAGAAGCACCGCAGCTTCACC cttaAAGCCTTTGCGCTGTCCCCCAGTGGAGAACGACTGGAGAACCCCACCACCATTGAGATAGTGGTTCTGGATCAGAACGACAACAGGCCCGTCTTCACCCAGAAGCAGTTTTCTGGCTCCGTCCCAGAGTTCTCTGTCCCAG GCACATCAGTCATGTCAGTGGCGGCCACAGACGCAGACGACCCGATGACAGAAAACGCTGCTCTGAGCTTCTCCATTGTGAGCCAGGAGAGCATTCCTGCCAACGCTGTGACCAAAACTATGTTTGGCATCAACAACCAGACGGGCACCATCTACACCAGAGACGTGGGGCTGGACCGAGAG GTGGTGCAGGGCTTTAAGCTCAAGCTAAAGGTTGCTGATTTGGGAGGCGAAGGTTTGACCGGTGATGCTGAGGCGATCATACTTGTGTCGGATATCAACAACCACCCGCCACGGTTCGGCCCCGCCTCG TACAGCATGACGGCAGAGGAGAACGTGTTCGGCGTTGAGATCGGCCGAGTAAACGTGACAGACAGAGATGATCCCGGAACGAGAAACTGGGAGGCCAAGTTCACCATAACCAACGACCCGCAGAGGAACTTCGCCATCAGGACGGATCCGGACACCAACCAGGGGGTTCTGACAGTGATTCGG cctTTGGATTATGAAGGTCAGAGAAAGTACACTCTGGTTTTAACCGTGGAAAACCTCAGTCCTCTGAGCAGCAAAGCTCCAAACTTGCCCCTGAGCTCTGCCTCGGTGGTGATCACCGTCGTGAACAAGAATGAAAGCCCGATTTTTAAAGAGAACCCCATCCAGATCGAGGTTCTGGAGTCCGTTCCTCCTGGAACCCTCCTGAAAACCAACCTGGCCTCTGATCCGGATCATTCTGAGCTCAG ATATGAAATCAGTAGAGATCCTGAGGGGTGGCTGGAGATTGACAGAGACACAGGAGACATTGTGTCAAAGCGAGGATTCAACATGAGATCTCCACATGTTAGAAACGGCATCTACACGGCTGCTGTCGTGGTCACAG ATGCTGGTGGTTTATCCAACACTGCCACAGTAAAGATCCTCCTGAAGGAGACCAATGACTTCCCCCCTCAGCTCTCCCCTCTGAGCGGCTCAGTTTGCAGGGATGCCAGCAGAACCAACGCCGGCCTTTTTCTGACTGCCGTGGACGAAGACCGTGCGCCTCATGCTGCGCCCTTCACTTTCAAATTCCACGATGATTCGTCATTCAACTGGACTCTCGTTCATGTCAACG ACACCCACGCTGTGCTCAGGCCCACGGTGGAGCTGGAGGCTGGAGAGTACGCAGTGACAGTGTTCGTGTCAGACTCCGGGGACCCTCAGCTGGGCGCTTACGCTCAGGTTAATGTCACCGTGTGTCCGTGTGACTCCTTCGGGGACTGTAAGTCCAGGGCCGGGGCTCTCTTAGGCTCCAGTGTGGGAATCAGCATCATTGCGCTCTTCATCATCATCGCTTGTGTTGCCCTTCTAATCG TGCTGTTCCTCCTGGCTGTGGCGTTGACCTCCTGTGGGAGACGCCACCACATAAAGAAAGGAACCGGTCTGCTCGTCGCGGAATCGGAGGACGACGTACGAGACAACGTCCTCAACTACAATGAGCAGGGCGGGGGTGAGGAGGATGAG AACGCCTTTAACATCGACCTGCTGTGGAACCCCCACGATGCACCCCCCAACCCCTGGTCCTTCTACCCGGGGTCTGGTGTTCCTCGAGGCAAGCAGCCCCTGAGGAAGGATGCCCCCCAAAACCTGCCCTCCCCCACCTACCCCCGACGGACTCCTGCAGATCCTTCCGACATCAAGGACTACATCAATGAT GGTCTGGAGGTCGCCGACAACGATCCCAACGTGCCCCCGTACGACACGGCCCTGATCTATGACTACGAGGGCGATGGCTCGGTGGCGGGCAGCCTCAGCTCCATCGCTTCGGGCAGCTCGGATGAAGATCAGGACTACGATTACCTCAACGACTGGGGACCACGTTTTCAGAAACTGGCCAACATGTACGACCCGCGCTAG